From Domibacillus sp. DTU_2020_1001157_1_SI_ALB_TIR_016, a single genomic window includes:
- a CDS encoding SDR family oxidoreductase, which translates to MPFTKKTGQPEQVASLFAFLVSDDASYITETEVYVDGAETLLKG; encoded by the coding sequence ATGCCATTTACGAAAAAAACGGGCCAGCCAGAGCAGGTTGCCAGCTTGTTTGCTTTTCTAGTTTCCGACGACGCTTCCTATATCACAGAAACAGAAGTGTATGTAGACGGGGCGGAGACGCTTTTAAAGGGATAA
- the rhaM gene encoding L-rhamnose mutarotase yields the protein MIRKATVMTVYKDQYEEYKKRHDELWPELAEALRAHGARNYSIFLEEATGKLFAYVEIESDEKWAQMAETDICQRWWAFMEPIMETNPDNSPVAVELKDVFYLA from the coding sequence ATGATTCGAAAAGCGACTGTGATGACTGTGTATAAAGACCAATACGAGGAATACAAAAAGCGTCATGATGAGCTTTGGCCCGAGCTGGCAGAGGCACTGCGGGCCCATGGAGCGCGCAACTATTCAATTTTTTTAGAGGAAGCGACGGGCAAGCTGTTTGCCTATGTGGAAATTGAGAGTGACGAAAAATGGGCTCAAATGGCAGAGACAGATATTTGTCAGAGATGGTGGGCGTTTATGGAGCCGATAATGGAAACGAATCCGGATAACAGTCCAGTGGCAGTGGAGCTGAAAGACGTTTTTTATTTAGCATGA
- the rhaB gene encoding rhamnulokinase, whose product MAHIAVDIGASSGRLVAGEIKDGKLVMNEIHRFANGFREVDGTCYWDIDHLLNEIIKGLAEAKKRGYHSVTIGIDTWAVDYVLVDENGNRLQEVVAYRDSRTEQTISKISRHINKKRIYEKTGIQFLPFNTLYQLYEEKQELIKRAKHILLVPDYLGYCLTGRAVTEVTNASTMQMLNVKTRDFDEELLALLSIERRQFPPFAEPGEELGPLVKERFPGADLPDCRVIVAASHDTASAIAGTPGEGENWAYLSSGTWSLLGIESAEPVISELSLEDNYTNEWGVFGTYRLLKNIMGMWIMQEVRRHLPVDYTFAEFVDEARNMKHFRQFVDLNDDRFLNPVNMVEEIKSYCRETNQPVPETAGELAACVYDNLAIIYAIAIRDLEEMTGQRIDRLHIVGGGANNELLNQLTANVSGRTVYAGPSEATAVGNLMMQMIASKELGSLQEGRELIRASFPLQIFSPQEQAATRIEQFNQHRKGEKV is encoded by the coding sequence ATGGCGCATATTGCAGTAGATATCGGCGCTTCAAGCGGCCGGCTTGTAGCGGGCGAAATAAAAGACGGCAAGCTTGTAATGAACGAAATTCACCGTTTTGCCAATGGATTTCGGGAAGTAGATGGTACATGTTATTGGGACATTGATCATTTACTCAATGAAATCATTAAAGGACTGGCTGAAGCGAAAAAACGTGGCTACCATTCTGTCACCATAGGAATTGATACGTGGGCGGTTGACTATGTATTGGTTGATGAAAATGGTAACCGCTTGCAAGAAGTCGTTGCCTATCGGGACAGCCGGACTGAGCAGACGATAAGCAAAATCAGCCGGCATATAAACAAAAAGAGAATTTACGAAAAAACAGGCATTCAATTTTTACCGTTTAATACGCTCTATCAATTGTATGAAGAAAAACAAGAGCTCATCAAGCGCGCAAAACATATTTTGCTTGTGCCTGATTATCTGGGATACTGCCTGACAGGACGTGCAGTTACGGAAGTGACCAATGCATCGACTATGCAGATGCTGAATGTAAAAACGCGTGATTTTGATGAAGAACTGCTGGCATTACTGTCCATTGAACGCCGCCAATTTCCGCCGTTCGCGGAACCGGGGGAGGAGCTTGGACCCCTTGTAAAGGAACGTTTTCCAGGAGCAGATCTCCCGGATTGCCGCGTAATAGTGGCTGCGTCACATGACACCGCTTCCGCCATTGCCGGTACACCGGGAGAAGGCGAAAACTGGGCGTACTTAAGCAGCGGCACCTGGTCTCTGCTGGGGATTGAGTCGGCTGAGCCGGTGATCAGTGAGCTGTCTCTTGAAGATAATTATACGAATGAGTGGGGCGTTTTCGGCACATACCGCTTGTTAAAAAATATTATGGGCATGTGGATTATGCAGGAAGTGCGCCGGCATCTCCCGGTTGATTACACGTTTGCCGAGTTTGTAGATGAAGCGAGAAACATGAAGCATTTCCGACAGTTTGTCGACTTAAACGACGACCGTTTTTTAAACCCGGTTAACATGGTTGAAGAAATCAAATCGTACTGTCGTGAAACCAATCAGCCTGTCCCGGAAACAGCCGGTGAGCTGGCCGCCTGTGTGTATGACAACCTGGCTATTATTTATGCCATTGCGATTCGAGATCTCGAAGAAATGACCGGCCAGCGGATTGACAGACTGCACATTGTCGGCGGCGGAGCGAACAACGAACTGCTTAACCAGCTTACTGCAAATGTAAGCGGGAGAACGGTTTATGCGGGCCCTTCGGAAGCAACAGCGGTTGGCAATTTAATGATGCAGATGATTGCTTCAAAAGAACTTGGCAGCCTGCAAGAAGGAAGGGAACTTATTCGAGCTTCATTTCCGCTCCAGATATTTTCACCGCAGGAGCAGGCAGCAACACGAATAGAACAGTTTAATCAACATCGAAAGGGTGAAAAGGTATGA
- a CDS encoding VOC family protein, translating to MNHFHEKPHTFVGEVSIRVTDLNRSIAFYTQIIGLKVLSQSEQQAVLTANGQTALVTLEQPEGVTPKAGRTSGLYHFAILLPERKDLAQFLRHLLQTGYRFGAADHYVSEAIYLDDPDGNGIEVYRDRPASEWTWNDGLVDMATVQLDGDSILAESEEAFTGLPAGTIMGHIHLHVSNIPDAERFYTKGLGFEIVSHYPQAIFTSTGRYHHHIALNTWQGVGAPRPVENSAGLNWYTIVFPNEEAREEAVARLQNIGANVDQYVTEDPAGNRIRLLV from the coding sequence ATGAATCATTTTCATGAAAAGCCGCATACGTTTGTTGGAGAAGTGAGTATCCGTGTAACAGATTTGAATAGATCGATTGCATTTTATACGCAAATAATTGGCTTAAAAGTGTTGTCGCAGTCTGAGCAGCAGGCTGTATTAACAGCGAATGGACAAACAGCGCTGGTAACACTGGAGCAGCCAGAAGGTGTCACACCGAAAGCAGGACGTACGTCGGGCTTGTATCATTTTGCGATTCTGCTGCCGGAGCGAAAAGATTTGGCTCAATTTTTACGCCACCTGCTGCAAACGGGCTACCGTTTTGGCGCGGCCGACCATTACGTGAGCGAAGCGATTTACCTGGACGATCCTGATGGCAACGGCATTGAAGTGTACCGCGACCGCCCGGCGTCAGAATGGACGTGGAACGATGGACTGGTTGATATGGCTACTGTCCAGCTCGACGGGGACAGTATTCTTGCGGAAAGTGAAGAAGCATTTACGGGCCTTCCTGCTGGAACAATCATGGGGCACATTCATCTGCATGTTTCGAATATTCCGGATGCGGAACGTTTTTACACGAAAGGACTTGGGTTTGAGATTGTCAGCCATTATCCGCAAGCGATTTTTACCTCAACCGGCCGATATCATCACCACATTGCGTTAAATACATGGCAGGGGGTTGGTGCGCCGCGTCCAGTCGAAAACAGTGCAGGGCTCAATTGGTATACAATTGTGTTTCCGAATGAGGAAGCAAGAGAAGAAGCGGTGGCACGTCTTCAAAATATAGGTGCTAACGTCGATCAGTATGTAACAGAAGACCCGGCAGGAAACCGGATTCGTCTTCTCGTTTAA
- a CDS encoding Dabb family protein: MYEHLVSFKFKEEVTTEKQQELALQLLKFQGEIPGIMKVTAGINATDEVEQAQGYTLGLHVTFKDKQSLEEYQTHPLHEKFLSEIEGLTDNVIVVDYEVAW; this comes from the coding sequence ATGTACGAACACTTGGTGTCTTTTAAATTTAAAGAAGAAGTAACAACGGAAAAGCAGCAGGAGCTGGCACTGCAGCTGCTGAAGTTTCAAGGAGAAATCCCGGGTATTATGAAGGTAACAGCCGGCATTAACGCAACAGATGAAGTAGAACAGGCACAAGGGTACACATTAGGCCTGCATGTTACATTTAAAGATAAACAGTCTTTAGAAGAGTACCAAACACACCCGCTGCATGAAAAATTTCTATCCGAAATTGAAGGATTAACCGATAATGTCATCGTAGTGGATTATGAAGTTGCCTGGTAA
- a CDS encoding bifunctional aldolase/short-chain dehydrogenase, whose amino-acid sequence MVKNLWESNEAAAKSGVEELVYRSNLIGSDRAVCNWGGGNTSMKTTEKDFRGRDIEVMWVKGSGSDLATMKAGNFTGLSLEDIRPLIERDEMPDAEMVEYLTHCMTDSKHPRMSIETLLHAFLPFKHVDHTHPDAIISLCCADNGKEIAKEIYGDRFVWVPYVRPGFTLSKMIAEGVKNNPNAELVLMEKHGLVTWGETSEEAYSQTINIINEAESYIQNKQKQTEAFGGQVYESLTEEERQNVLAAVMPVIRGAVSDEKKMILTYDDGEDVLQFVNSRNAGTLSQVGAACPDHLVHTKMKPLYIDWDPQNGTTEELIEKVKAGVEQFKAEYKEYFERNKNEGDAMFEAAPRVTLIPGVGMVNSGKNITMANVSGALYHRAIAVMKGSTALGEFVSLSENESYNVEYWPLELYKLSLAPAEAEFSRKVAFITGGAGGIGSATARRLVSEGAHVVLADLNLEGAEKVAAEINEQYKEQRAAAVKMDVTSEEQVQAAFAKAALTFGGVDSIVNNAGLATSSPFDETSLKEWNLNMNVLGTGYFLVAREAFKQMKQQGIGGNMIFIGSKNSVYAGKNASAYSAVKALETHLARCIAAEGGEFGIRVNSVLPDAVLQGSAIWGSNWRNERAAAYGIEPDQLEEHYRKRTTLLVNIYPSDIAESIAFFASSKADKTTGCMITVDGGVPAAFTR is encoded by the coding sequence ATGGTCAAAAACTTGTGGGAGTCCAATGAAGCGGCAGCAAAGTCAGGTGTAGAAGAATTGGTTTACCGTTCCAATTTAATCGGTTCTGACCGCGCCGTATGCAACTGGGGCGGCGGCAATACATCTATGAAAACAACCGAAAAAGATTTTCGGGGCCGCGATATTGAAGTGATGTGGGTAAAAGGAAGCGGTTCCGATTTAGCCACAATGAAAGCAGGAAATTTTACCGGCTTAAGCCTGGAAGATATCCGTCCGCTTATTGAGCGCGATGAAATGCCGGATGCAGAAATGGTAGAGTACTTGACGCATTGCATGACCGACAGCAAGCATCCGCGTATGTCGATTGAAACGCTTTTACATGCGTTCCTGCCATTTAAACACGTTGACCATACACATCCAGACGCTATTATCAGCCTTTGCTGCGCGGACAATGGGAAAGAGATTGCCAAAGAAATTTACGGTGACCGTTTTGTATGGGTTCCTTATGTGCGCCCGGGCTTTACCTTATCAAAAATGATTGCAGAAGGGGTAAAAAACAACCCAAATGCAGAGCTTGTCCTTATGGAAAAACACGGACTGGTTACATGGGGAGAAACATCCGAAGAGGCATACAGCCAAACCATCAATATCATTAACGAAGCAGAAAGCTATATCCAAAACAAACAAAAACAAACAGAAGCATTTGGCGGACAGGTCTACGAGTCATTAACGGAAGAGGAGCGCCAAAACGTATTGGCGGCTGTGATGCCAGTGATCCGCGGTGCAGTCAGCGATGAAAAGAAAATGATTCTTACTTATGATGATGGAGAAGATGTGCTTCAATTTGTTAACAGCAGAAATGCCGGCACGCTTTCACAAGTAGGTGCGGCCTGCCCGGATCATCTTGTTCACACAAAAATGAAGCCGCTTTATATTGATTGGGATCCACAGAACGGTACGACGGAAGAGCTGATCGAGAAAGTAAAAGCAGGTGTAGAACAGTTTAAAGCCGAATATAAAGAGTACTTTGAACGAAACAAAAACGAAGGCGATGCGATGTTTGAGGCGGCACCGCGTGTAACCCTTATTCCGGGTGTCGGGATGGTAAACTCCGGCAAAAACATCACCATGGCGAATGTGAGCGGCGCCCTTTACCATCGTGCGATTGCGGTTATGAAAGGCTCAACGGCTCTTGGTGAATTTGTATCCTTAAGTGAAAACGAGTCCTATAACGTAGAATACTGGCCGCTCGAGCTGTACAAATTGTCTCTGGCGCCGGCTGAAGCAGAATTTTCCCGCAAAGTCGCGTTTATTACAGGCGGTGCCGGCGGGATTGGCAGCGCGACAGCCCGCCGTTTAGTGTCAGAGGGCGCTCATGTGGTGCTGGCTGACTTGAATCTTGAAGGAGCGGAAAAAGTCGCGGCTGAAATTAATGAGCAGTACAAGGAACAACGCGCGGCTGCCGTGAAAATGGATGTGACCAGCGAAGAGCAGGTGCAGGCGGCTTTTGCCAAAGCAGCCCTTACGTTTGGTGGTGTGGATTCAATCGTGAATAATGCAGGCCTTGCAACATCCAGCCCATTTGATGAAACATCATTGAAAGAATGGAATTTAAATATGAATGTACTTGGCACAGGCTATTTCCTTGTGGCGCGTGAAGCGTTCAAGCAAATGAAACAGCAGGGCATTGGCGGCAACATGATATTTATCGGTTCGAAAAACTCTGTGTACGCGGGGAAAAATGCTTCGGCCTACAGTGCCGTAAAAGCGCTTGAAACACACCTGGCCCGCTGTATTGCAGCAGAAGGCGGCGAGTTTGGCATTCGTGTAAACTCGGTGCTGCCGGATGCCGTGCTGCAGGGATCTGCTATTTGGGGCTCCAACTGGCGCAATGAACGTGCGGCAGCATACGGCATTGAACCGGATCAGCTGGAAGAGCATTACCGGAAGCGCACAACGCTGCTTGTAAACATTTATCCGTCTGACATTGCGGAGTCCATTGCGTTTTTCGCTTCATCTAAAGCCGACAAAACAACGGGCTGCATGATTACAGTTGACGGCGGTGTGCCGGCAGCGTTTACGCGATAA
- a CDS encoding 3-ketoacyl-ACP reductase, with product MAQSLQGKKAIITGGGRGIGRAIAEALAAEGVHIGLIGRTEEHVQAVAEDLGLNPEVSTRDMCGRPVLMPSKVEIKTAFAAADVSNLEEVTAAVEKVKAELGGVDILINNAGIAKFGGFMDLDPDEWKKIIDVNLMGVYNVTRAVLPDLIEQKSGDIINISSTAGQKGAPVTSAYSASKFGVLGLTESLALEVRKHNIRVTALTPSTVATDLAVENNLTDGNPDKVMQPEDIAEFVVAQLKLNSRTFIKSAGLWSTNP from the coding sequence GTGGCACAATCATTACAAGGAAAAAAAGCTATTATTACAGGCGGAGGCCGCGGCATCGGGCGTGCGATTGCGGAAGCGCTTGCGGCGGAAGGTGTTCATATTGGCTTGATTGGACGGACAGAAGAACATGTACAAGCAGTAGCGGAGGACCTCGGGTTAAACCCGGAAGTGTCAACACGTGATATGTGCGGCCGTCCCGTACTGATGCCGTCTAAGGTAGAAATTAAAACAGCGTTCGCAGCGGCGGATGTTTCAAATCTAGAAGAAGTAACAGCAGCTGTTGAAAAAGTGAAAGCAGAGCTTGGCGGAGTAGACATTCTCATCAACAATGCCGGCATCGCAAAATTTGGCGGTTTTATGGACCTTGATCCAGACGAATGGAAAAAAATTATCGATGTCAACCTGATGGGTGTGTACAATGTAACACGCGCTGTACTACCGGATTTAATCGAACAAAAATCAGGCGATATTATTAACATTTCTTCGACTGCAGGCCAAAAAGGAGCACCAGTCACAAGCGCCTACAGCGCATCTAAATTTGGCGTGCTTGGCTTAACGGAATCTCTTGCGCTTGAAGTACGGAAGCACAATATTCGGGTCACAGCTCTGACACCAAGTACAGTAGCAACGGACCTTGCAGTTGAAAATAACTTAACGGACGGCAATCCTGACAAAGTGATGCAGCCGGAAGATATTGCGGAGTTCGTCGTGGCACAGCTGAAATTAAACAGCCGCACGTTTATCAAATCAGCGGGACTTTGGTCAACTAATCCATAA
- a CDS encoding small multi-drug export protein, translating to MQLIEYALVFIAAAIPWMEIALVIPVGIVRGLSPFWVMLLAFTGNMVTVLLLIAAFSKVEVWLEKRLERTGLKGTKQADRARQIMNRYGFPTLALLGPLFIGTHIAVFIGLSFGASRGWTTLWITVSIALWTLIIGIATVLGFDFFLQQTKG from the coding sequence ATGCAGCTCATTGAGTATGCGCTTGTTTTTATCGCAGCTGCGATCCCCTGGATGGAGATTGCGCTTGTGATCCCAGTCGGAATTGTGCGCGGCCTGTCGCCTTTTTGGGTCATGCTGCTGGCGTTCACAGGCAATATGGTAACAGTGCTTCTCTTGATTGCCGCTTTTTCAAAAGTAGAAGTCTGGCTGGAAAAACGGCTGGAGCGAACGGGCCTTAAGGGAACAAAACAAGCAGACCGTGCGCGCCAAATCATGAATCGATACGGGTTTCCGACGCTCGCATTGCTCGGTCCCTTGTTTATCGGTACGCATATTGCGGTATTCATCGGGCTGTCATTCGGGGCAAGCAGGGGATGGACAACTTTGTGGATAACAGTCAGTATCGCTCTTTGGACGCTTATTATTGGCATTGCCACAGTGCTTGGCTTTGACTTTTTTCTTCAACAAACGAAAGGATGA
- a CDS encoding TerC family protein: METEFITALFAIIMIDLVLAGDNAILIGLAARKLPKEQQKKVILWGAIGAIVIRAIATLLVVYLLEIPGLHLIGGILLVWIAYKLLVEEEEHEVNAADSLWGAVKTIIIADALMGLDNVLAVAGASHGNMWLVVIGLLVSIPVVMWGSTLILRMIERYPVIIMIGAAILGWTASKMIVGEPFMNGYFANPFIKYGFEIVVVAGILLAGALKQRKMAKEKNDTRLDENAL, encoded by the coding sequence ATGGAAACAGAATTTATAACCGCATTATTTGCTATTATTATGATTGACCTTGTGCTCGCTGGCGACAACGCCATCTTGATCGGTCTTGCTGCACGCAAGCTTCCAAAAGAACAACAAAAGAAAGTAATCCTTTGGGGAGCGATCGGGGCCATTGTGATTCGTGCAATCGCCACATTGCTTGTCGTGTACCTGCTTGAAATCCCGGGCTTGCACTTGATTGGCGGCATCCTACTTGTATGGATCGCGTATAAACTGCTTGTGGAAGAAGAAGAACATGAAGTCAATGCAGCTGACTCCCTATGGGGAGCTGTTAAAACGATTATTATTGCAGATGCTTTGATGGGTCTCGATAACGTTTTAGCTGTTGCGGGCGCTTCTCACGGAAACATGTGGCTTGTGGTCATCGGCTTGCTTGTGTCGATTCCAGTTGTTATGTGGGGCAGTACGTTGATTTTGAGAATGATTGAGCGTTACCCGGTTATCATTATGATTGGGGCAGCTATTCTTGGCTGGACAGCATCGAAAATGATTGTTGGCGAACCATTTATGAACGGATACTTTGCCAACCCATTTATCAAATACGGCTTTGAGATTGTCGTCGTAGCGGGTATTTTACTGGCTGGTGCGTTGAAACAGCGCAAAATGGCCAAAGAAAAAAACGATACACGCCTGGATGAAAATGCTCTTTAA
- a CDS encoding HXXEE domain-containing protein — MTPIKQQAGWHLCKWGLPVLFLVHNIEESFGMISFLHDRFRVEAVTQHQFTAAVAILTILVFFLVLTFGKSKAFLLFLYGTIFFNAVQHIVLFAVFRAYNPGVLSACVILVLFLLFFRQVRPFLERKLIRFILLGSLLTYPIATWAALWIGGFMSRISSY, encoded by the coding sequence GTGACGCCAATCAAACAGCAGGCTGGATGGCACTTGTGTAAATGGGGACTGCCTGTTCTTTTTCTTGTACATAACATAGAGGAATCCTTTGGAATGATATCTTTTTTACACGACCGGTTTAGGGTAGAAGCGGTCACACAGCACCAATTCACAGCAGCTGTCGCTATCCTGACAATCCTCGTTTTCTTTCTTGTTTTAACCTTTGGAAAGTCAAAAGCCTTTCTGCTGTTCCTTTATGGAACCATTTTTTTTAACGCCGTCCAGCATATCGTGCTGTTTGCTGTGTTCAGGGCATATAATCCGGGTGTGCTCTCCGCTTGTGTGATTCTTGTCCTCTTTCTGCTTTTTTTCCGGCAGGTACGGCCATTTCTGGAAAGAAAACTCATACGTTTCATTCTGCTCGGCAGCCTGCTTACTTATCCGATTGCCACATGGGCAGCTCTATGGATAGGCGGCTTTATGTCACGAATCAGCTCTTATTAG
- the nfsA gene encoding oxygen-insensitive NADPH nitroreductase: protein MLEFLKSHVSVRKYTDEPVTDEQLHDLIEAAQGAASSHFVQAYSIVDVTDADKRDKLADLSKNPVQIKGAARALVFCADLKRLDYAAKKHGKTVEAGTAENFMVAVIDTALFAQNFVVAAESKGYGICYIGGVRNNPGPISELLNLPEHVIPLFGLTFGVPAERNEVKPRLPVQAVLHTNKYDEAKYEAILDEYDDVIRTYYASRSTNNKSAGWTEGMADYLSQPRRAYMLDFVQRKGFLKK from the coding sequence ATGCTAGAGTTCTTGAAATCACATGTTTCCGTTCGAAAATACACAGATGAACCTGTTACAGATGAGCAGCTTCATGACTTGATCGAAGCAGCTCAGGGCGCGGCTTCATCGCACTTTGTTCAGGCATACTCCATTGTTGATGTAACAGATGCGGACAAACGGGACAAGCTTGCCGATCTGTCAAAAAACCCGGTTCAAATCAAAGGCGCGGCACGCGCGCTTGTATTTTGTGCGGACTTGAAGCGGCTTGATTATGCAGCCAAAAAGCACGGAAAAACGGTCGAAGCGGGCACAGCCGAAAACTTTATGGTGGCGGTGATTGATACAGCTCTTTTCGCTCAAAACTTCGTTGTTGCGGCTGAATCAAAAGGCTATGGGATTTGCTATATTGGCGGTGTCCGCAATAATCCCGGGCCGATCAGTGAGCTGTTAAACCTGCCTGAGCATGTGATTCCGTTATTCGGCTTAACATTTGGCGTTCCGGCTGAACGCAATGAAGTAAAACCGCGTCTGCCGGTGCAAGCTGTTTTGCATACGAATAAATACGATGAAGCAAAATACGAAGCGATTTTAGATGAGTACGATGATGTGATCCGCACGTATTACGCCAGCCGCTCTACCAATAATAAGTCAGCCGGCTGGACCGAGGGTATGGCCGATTATTTATCGCAGCCGCGCCGTGCGTATATGCTTGATTTTGTTCAGAGGAAGGGGTTCTTAAAAAAGTGA
- the rhaA gene encoding L-rhamnose isomerase: protein MSVKEQYEAAKQAYAKWGIDVDTALETLKKVPISIHCWQGDDIGGFEVNKSELSGGIDVTGNYPGKATTPEELRADLEKALSLIPGTHRVNLHALYAETNGEAVDRDQLKPEHFDNWVHWAKQHGLGLDFNPTLFSHEKAAAGLTLSHPDEEIRKFWIDHCIASRKIGEHFGRELGTPCLTNVWIPDGYKDIPSDRLTPRKRLKESLDQIFAEDIDEQYHLDAVESKVFGIGSESYVVGSHEFYLGYALKNNKLCLLDTGHYHPTETVSNKISSMLLYADKLALHVSRPVRWDSDHVVILDDELREIALEIVRNDALDKVIIGLDFFDASINRVAAWTIGTRNMIKALLYALLVPNEHLKQLQEEGNFTERLALMEEFKTYPFGAVWDYYCEQMNVPVKESWLNEIKQYEKTVLSKRSQKEQEVSK from the coding sequence ATGAGCGTAAAAGAACAATACGAAGCAGCGAAACAGGCGTATGCCAAGTGGGGGATCGATGTAGATACAGCACTTGAAACATTAAAAAAAGTGCCTATTTCGATTCATTGCTGGCAGGGTGATGATATTGGTGGATTTGAAGTGAACAAAAGTGAATTATCGGGCGGCATTGATGTTACGGGGAACTACCCGGGCAAGGCAACCACGCCAGAAGAGCTGCGGGCAGATTTAGAAAAAGCATTGTCACTTATTCCGGGTACGCACCGGGTAAATCTGCATGCTTTATATGCGGAAACGAACGGAGAGGCAGTGGACCGTGACCAATTAAAGCCGGAGCATTTCGATAACTGGGTTCACTGGGCAAAACAGCATGGCCTTGGTCTTGATTTTAATCCGACGCTGTTTTCACACGAAAAAGCAGCAGCCGGCTTGACACTTTCGCATCCGGACGAAGAAATCCGAAAGTTTTGGATTGATCACTGCATCGCATCTCGCAAAATCGGTGAGCATTTTGGCCGTGAGCTTGGAACTCCCTGCTTAACGAATGTTTGGATTCCAGATGGATACAAGGACATTCCAAGTGACCGTCTGACGCCCCGCAAAAGATTAAAAGAGTCATTGGATCAAATTTTTGCTGAAGATATCGATGAACAGTACCACCTGGATGCCGTGGAAAGCAAAGTATTCGGAATCGGCTCTGAGTCTTATGTGGTGGGATCTCATGAATTTTATCTTGGTTATGCGCTGAAAAACAACAAATTATGCTTGCTTGATACGGGGCATTATCATCCGACTGAAACAGTTTCGAACAAAATTTCGTCCATGCTGCTTTATGCAGATAAGTTGGCACTGCATGTATCGCGACCCGTTCGCTGGGATAGTGACCATGTTGTCATTTTAGATGACGAGCTTCGGGAAATTGCGCTTGAAATTGTCCGTAACGATGCGCTCGATAAAGTGATTATCGGCCTTGATTTCTTTGATGCAAGCATTAACCGTGTAGCAGCGTGGACGATTGGTACACGCAATATGATTAAAGCACTGCTATATGCGCTTCTCGTGCCGAACGAGCACTTAAAGCAGCTGCAGGAGGAAGGAAACTTCACCGAACGCCTTGCTTTGATGGAAGAGTTTAAAACGTATCCGTTCGGCGCCGTCTGGGATTACTACTGTGAGCAGATGAACGTGCCGGTGAAAGAGAGCTGGCTGAATGAGATAAAGCAATACGAAAAAACGGTTTTGTCGAAACGGTCACAAAAAGAGCAGGAAGTAAGCAAATAA
- a CDS encoding DeoR/GlpR family DNA-binding transcription regulator, with product MLVAERHQKIVELVNERSSIRVSELSDIFSVTEETIRRDLEKLEKEGKLQRSHGGAVSMQDEESEVHFSERVITNVQEKKVIAHEAAKRVQEGDRIILDASTTAWYMAKALPNMTLTVITNSIKVVMELSKKERINVISTGGILLPKSLSFVGPLAERSLDLYHVNKTFLSCKAIHLDAGLSDSNEQQALLKKKMMEQSDEVFLMVDSSKFGKRAFSSIGPPSGLYEVITDRGVDEAVKRGLDERQIHVAIVE from the coding sequence ATGCTGGTAGCAGAGAGACATCAAAAAATTGTAGAGCTGGTGAATGAACGGTCAAGTATCCGCGTATCAGAGCTGAGCGATATTTTCTCCGTCACGGAAGAAACGATTCGCCGCGATCTTGAAAAGCTTGAAAAGGAAGGCAAACTGCAGCGAAGTCATGGCGGTGCGGTCAGCATGCAGGATGAAGAATCAGAAGTGCATTTTTCCGAGCGTGTTATTACGAATGTACAGGAAAAAAAAGTAATCGCACATGAAGCAGCCAAACGGGTGCAGGAAGGGGATCGCATTATTTTAGATGCAAGCACGACGGCCTGGTATATGGCGAAGGCGCTGCCGAATATGACACTGACAGTTATTACGAATTCGATAAAAGTAGTGATGGAACTAAGTAAAAAAGAACGGATCAACGTGATTTCAACCGGCGGTATTCTTTTGCCAAAGTCATTATCGTTTGTTGGGCCGCTGGCGGAACGTTCTCTTGATTTATACCATGTGAACAAAACCTTTTTGTCCTGCAAAGCTATTCATCTTGATGCAGGTCTGAGTGATTCCAATGAGCAGCAGGCTCTTTTAAAAAAGAAAATGATGGAGCAGTCAGATGAAGTGTTTTTAATGGTTGATTCAAGCAAATTCGGCAAGCGTGCTTTTTCATCGATCGGGCCGCCAAGTGGTCTTTATGAAGTGATTACAGACAGAGGAGTGGATGAAGCCGTAAAAAGGGGATTGGACGAACGGCAGATCCATGTTGCCATTGTGGAATAA